A window of Gottschalkia purinilytica genomic DNA:
GTACCTGATTTTCAAAATCCAACAGGAAGAACATGGTCGATAGAAAGAAGGAAAGGTCTAATCGAAATTGCTAATAAATATGATCTTATAATAATAGAAGATAATCCTTATGGAGAGTTGAGATTCGAAGGTGAAATACCACCTTCTGTTAAATCTTTCGATGTAGAGGGTAGAGTTGTTTTTTTAGGAACATTTTCAAAAACATTTTGTCCTGGATTTAGATTAGCGTGGACGTGTGCTAGTGAAGAAATTTTATCAAAATTTATTTTGGTAAAACAGAGTTCAGATTTACAGGCAAGTACCATCTCTCAAATGGAACTTTCTAAGTTTATAAATAAGTATGATTTAGATAAGCATGTAGAAAAAATAAAAAGTGTGTATAGAAGAAGAAGAGATATAATGATGAAGACCATGAAAGAAGAATTTCCAGATGAAGTTAAGTTTACTTATCCAGAAGGTGGTCTATTTACTTGGGTAGAACTACCTGAACATATAAACAGCAGAGATTTAGCGATAAAAGCTATAGATAATAATGTAGCATTTGTTCCTGGTGATCCATTCTATCCAAATGGAGGTAAGTTTAATAATTTCAGACTTAACTATTCAAATATGAATGAAGATAGGATAGTAGAAGGAATTAAGAGATTAGCTAAGGCTATAAAAGAAATGTTGTAAAAATATATTAAAATTTTGGAAAATGTCAATACTATGATTGCCAAAATAAAAATTAAATGATATAATACTATGATGTAATGTATTCCTTGCTCTATATATAAATAGAGCCGTTAAGTCCAAAAGGAGGTGAACGATATGAAAAAATACGAAGGAGTATTTATTTTTGCGCCAGATATGGCAGAAGAAACAAGAAATAATGTAATCGACAGATTAAAAAGTATCATAGAAGGAGAAGGATCTCTTTCAAACATAGATGACTGGGGAAGCAGAAAGCTTGCTTATGAAATCGATGATTATAAAGAAGGATACTATACATTATTAAAATTTGAATCAAACGGAGAGATTGTTAAGGAACTTGACAGAATCTGTAAGATAACTGATGGTGTTATAAGACACATGATCGTTAGAGAAGAAGAAAAATAATATCGGCCGTTACGGGGGTGTTTTTTTTGAATAGTGTAGTTTTAATTGGAAGATTAACAAGAGACCCAGAACTTAGATATTTGCCTAATGGAGGTACAGCAGTATCAACTTTTTCTATAGCAATTGACAAAGAATTGTCTAGAGAGAAAAAGCAAGAAATGGAAAGTAAAGGTCAACCTACTGCTGATTTTATAAACATAGTAGTATGGGGGAAACAAGGAGAGAACTGTGCTAATTACTTAGGTAAGGGAAGGTTAGTTGCTATTCAAGGAAGAATACAGTCAAGAAGTTATGATGCGGCTGACGGATCTAAAAGATATATAACTGAAGTTGTTGCAGATAGAGTACAATTTCTTGATTGGGGAGACAATAAATCAGGAAATACAGATAGATCTACACAATCGAATGATTTTATAACTACAGATGGTTTTCATCCAGTAGATGACGATGATATTCCATTCTAGAAGGAGGGTTAGGAATGGCTGGAGGAAGAAAATTCAGAACTAGAAAAAGAGTTTGTAGCTTTTGTGCTGATAAAGGACAAGAAATTAGCTACAAAGATGTAAATAAGCTTAAGAAGTATGTAACTGAAAGAGGAAAGATTCTTCCAAGAAGAATTTCAGGTAACTGTGCAATACATCAACGTCAATTAACTACAGCTATCAAGAGAGCAAGACAAATTGCAATCTTACCATATACAGCAGACTAGTAGAACGAATATATCTTGAATATAAATTGAAAAATAGGAAGAGTATACTATGTAAGATACTCTTCCTATTTTTTAATTTATCTCTTATCATTTTTATGTCAAGAATACTCCCACCTCTTTAGATGGGGGATGAATTGACATTTGGCGATAGGCAAGTATTGAAAAACACCTTAGTATATGACATTATTGTATATATAATAAATATTCTTAAGGATGATGAAATAATGTATCTAACAACTGTTAATAGACTTAGATTGAACCAAAATGAATTTAATAAATGAATTATGTTGGTTATCTAAAAACTTGTATAATTCTACTTTGTATGAAGTAAGACAACATTATTTCAACACTAGTGAGTTTTTAAAATATACAAATGAATAAAATAATTAAGATAAAATATATAATTTGTTATAATGATATATAGGGTTAAAAAAAGGGGGATTACTAATGTCAACAAATAAAAAGAGTATAGATATAACAAGAAATGTAAAAATAATTGAGTGGCTAAAAAGTGAGCTTTTAACTGCTATTGCCTCACTTTATGAAATATTTGTAAAAGGAGTTCAGAATAGCCAAGAGGTAGTATTAGATATAATATCAAATATAATATTAGTTACATATTTGTTAGGTAAAAGATTGGGACTTTCTTTTGAAAGTATAGATGCTAAAATAGAAGACAAAGCTAAGCTTGGTATGATTGAGGAACATAATATAGAAAAATGGTATGGAGATTTAGGAAACCTATTACAACATTTTAAAAGTAGAAGATAGAGGTGAAAAGTTTGGATAAAAATAAATCAAATTCTGCTATAGAGTTAATAATTACTATCATAATAACTTCAATGCTAACTATATTAGGACTGTATGTTTCACCACTTATTTTAATTTTTTATCCTGTGCTTCATATAGTTCTTGGTGTAAAGCAAGGAATGAAGTATACATTATTATCAATTGTTACATCAAGTATAATAGCAGGATTTTCATCGAGTTACTTAGATGGATTGTATATATTTACTTGCTATGGATTATTAGGGATAGCGTTAACCTATATGATAAGTAAAGAAAAGACAGCTACTAAGACTATAGCTGTAGGAAGTATAGTATATTTAGTATGTATTGCTCTCTATGTGATTTTATCAAAAGAGCTTATAAATTATGATATTATAGGTGAATTTAGTAAAGCTATAAAAGAGAGTGTAACGATGCAAGTTCAATCACTTAAAAATAGTGGATTATCTAATTATGAAATATCTCAGGCCTCTATGATTTTAGAGGATGTGGTTAGCTATATACTTATAGTTATACCATCATTTATGATTTTAACTTCTGTATTTGTTACTTATATAAGTTACTTAATTTCTACTCATCTAATTAACAAAAAACAAATAAAAGATGTATATGTTCCTAAATTTATGTACTTTAAGCTTCCAGACAATTTTATTGTAGGAGTAATAATATTGCTTTTATTATCTTCTATTACAATATATTTTGAGTTTTTATACTATGAAGGTATATTCATGAATATTATTATACTAATATTCTTAGGACTTTTCGTACAAGGACTTTCATTAACTACGTATATACTTAATAAAAGTAATATGAGTAAAGTAATAAAGTATATATTATTAGTTCTCATAGTAATAAATGTATTTTCTAGTATAATAGTTGCTATAGTTGGACTTCTAGATGTATTTTTTGACTTTAGAAAGCTTAAGAAGGCTTAAGAAAATCCTTAGGAGGATAGTTATGACCAATAAAAAATTATTTAAATTTCTTACTCCTGATTCAAAGGTATATCTTTGGATAATAGGAATACTCATAGGGATTATAGCTATATATGAGCCTAGAATTGCTATATTTGGACTCTTAGTACTAGGATACTTGATATATTATCATTGGAAAAACTTACACTTAAGGAGAGTAGAATGGACAAAGTATATAGAAGGATTAACAAGTGAGATAGATTCTGTTACGAAATATGCCATAAACAATATGCCTATACCGCTTGTAATGCTAAAACTAGATGGAACTATAAATTGGTATAATCCAAAGTTTTTAGAAATGACTGAGTTTCTAGATGTATTAGATAAAAATATAAGTGATATAATTCCAAATTTAGATGTAGATGATATAAAGATAGAAAATGAAAGTTCTATTATAAAGGTAACATTTAAAGAGAAAAATTACGATGTATTATATAATATAGTAGATATTTCTAATGCTTTAGAAAATAAAAGAAAATATACGATAATGCTTTATTGGATAGACAATACAGAATTATACAATATTAAAACAAAATATAATAATGAAAAAACTAATATTTGTTTAACTCATATTGATAACTATGAAGAAGTAATAACGACTACTGATGAATCTATTAGACCATTAATATTAGCAGAGATAGACAAAAAGCTAAATACACTAGCATCAAGACTTAATGGATTCGTTAGAAAAACAGATAACGATAAATACTTGATAGCTTTTGAAAATAGATTTTTAAGCTTTTTAGAAAATAGAAAGTTCTATATATTAGATGAAACCAGAGAGTTAGATTTAGGGAACAAGATACCAGTCACTTTAAGTATGGGAGTAGGAGTAAACGGAAAGTCTATTGCTGAAACTTACGAATATGCTAAAGGTGCTATAGATATAGCCTTAGGTAGAGGTGGAGATCAGGCTGTTATAAAAGACATAGATAAATTAAGCTTTTACGGTGGAAAAAGTAAAGCTGTAGAAAAAAGGACAAAAGTAAAAGCTAGAGTCATTGCACATGCTTTAAGAGAGCTTATAGATCAGTCTGAAAAGGTGTTTATAATGGGTCATAAGATTCCTGACATGGATAGTTTTGGAGCTGCAATGGGTATCTATAGAGTGGTTAAAACTAGAAAGAAAAAATGTTATATAGTGCTAGGTGGGGTAAATACATCTATAAAGAAAATATATGAAAAACTTAAGAGAGAACATCCAGAATACTTAGAAGATATAATAATGCCAGAACAAGCTAAAGTACTTGCAAACGAGAACTCTTTATGTATAGTGGTTGATACCCATAGACCCCAAAATACAGAAGCTCCTCAATTATTAGAAATAATAGAACAAGTTGTAGTAATAGATCATCATAGAAGAGGAGCTGAATTTATAGAAGAACCTGTATTAATCTATTTAGAGCCATATGCTTCCTCAACATGTGAATTAGTTACTGAGATATTATATTATATAAATGATAAAATTGATATAACGAAATTTGAAGCAGAGGCATTGCTTGCAGGAATTAATTTAGATACTAAGAACTTTGCATTAAAGACTGGAGTAAGAACATTTGAAGCTGCTTCATTTTTACGTAGAGCAGGAGCTGATACAACTGAAGTCAGACAACTCTTTAGGGATGATCTAGAGGACTTCAAATTAAGAGCAGAAGTTATAAGAAATGCTAATATAATAAAAGATAAAATAGCTATTTCTAGGCTAGATAAAGATACTAATAGTTCAATACTCATAGCTGCTCAATCAGCAGATGAATTATTAAATATAGAAGGAATAATAGCATCCTTTGTATTATGTATTTTAGATGATAAAATTCATATAAGTGGAAGATCTTTAGGAGAATTAAGTGTACAGCTTATATTAGAAAAGCTTGGTGGTGGAGGTCATATGACTTCTGCTGGAGCTCAACTTAAAGATATTAGCCTAGATGAAGCTGAGAACATGTTAGAAGAAGCTATAATAGAATATCTTAAGGAAGGTGATGAGTAATGAAGGTTATTTTATTACAAGATGTTAAGGGATTAGGTAAAAAAGGAGATGTAGTGAATTCTAAAGATGGTTATGCTAGAAACTTTTTATTTCCTAGAAATTTAGCGGTAGAAGCTACTAGTTCTAATTTAAAAGAACTAAAAGATAAAAAAGAATCTCAAAAATTCAAAGAAGAAGAAGATTTAAAAGAAGCTAAAGCACTAGCAGAGAAAATATCAAATGTTAAAGTAGAAATAAAAACTAAAGTTGGAGATAATGGTAAGTTATTTGGTTCTATAACAACTAAAGATATTGCAGAACAACTACAAAAACAACATAATATAAAAGTAGATAAAAGGAAAATTGATATAGAAGGTGGAAATATTAAAACAGCAGGTACAACAATTGCAGAGGTAAAAGTATGTCCATCAGTATTAGCTAAGTTAAAGATTCATGTTACTGAACAATAATATTGATTAAAGTTTTAGATAGAGTATTTTTGGAAAGTTTAATTATACCATATGTGGAAATAATATAAATATACTTTAAAGAGTGTACAAGATACCTTATGCTTTATATAATAATAGTATTAAGCTACAGTATCTTGTATTTCTATGTTCGGTATATTTTAAAATTTGGGAGGTGCTATAATTGTCAACAGAAACAGATATTGAAACTTTAGGTAAAATACCTCCACACAGTATAGAAGCTGAACAGTCAGTATTAGGATCTATGATCTTAGATAGAGAAGCAATAGTAACTGGGACAGAAATATTAAAACCTGATGATTTCTATAAAGAAGCTCATAAAGAAATATATGAATCTATTATAGATATATTTACAAAGGACGAGCCAGTTGATTTGATAACTTTATCAGAAGAATTAAAGAGAAGAGATACCCTTGAGGCAATTGGAGGTACAGTATATCTAGCGACTCTATCAGAAGGTGTTTCTACTACTGCTAATATTAAATATTACTGTGAGATAGTAGAAGAAAAATCTATACTTAGAAAACTAATAAAAGCTTCAAATGAAATTATAAGTAAGGGCTACAAAGCAGATGAAGATATTAATCAGATAATAGATTTAGCAGAAAAGAAAATATTTGATATAACACAAAAAAGGAATCAAGAAGGACTAGAGCCTATAAGAAGTGTGTTATTAGAAAGCTTTACTAAAATAGAGCAATTATCTCAAAATAAAGGTGGAATAACTGGACTTACTA
This region includes:
- a CDS encoding single-stranded DNA-binding protein produces the protein MNSVVLIGRLTRDPELRYLPNGGTAVSTFSIAIDKELSREKKQEMESKGQPTADFINIVVWGKQGENCANYLGKGRLVAIQGRIQSRSYDAADGSKRYITEVVADRVQFLDWGDNKSGNTDRSTQSNDFITTDGFHPVDDDDIPF
- the rpsF gene encoding 30S ribosomal protein S6, which encodes MKKYEGVFIFAPDMAEETRNNVIDRLKSIIEGEGSLSNIDDWGSRKLAYEIDDYKEGYYTLLKFESNGEIVKELDRICKITDGVIRHMIVREEEK
- the rpsR gene encoding 30S ribosomal protein S18, whose amino-acid sequence is MAGGRKFRTRKRVCSFCADKGQEISYKDVNKLKKYVTERGKILPRRISGNCAIHQRQLTTAIKRARQIAILPYTAD
- the rplI gene encoding 50S ribosomal protein L9, with amino-acid sequence MKVILLQDVKGLGKKGDVVNSKDGYARNFLFPRNLAVEATSSNLKELKDKKESQKFKEEEDLKEAKALAEKISNVKVEIKTKVGDNGKLFGSITTKDIAEQLQKQHNIKVDKRKIDIEGGNIKTAGTTIAEVKVCPSVLAKLKIHVTEQ
- a CDS encoding DUF2232 domain-containing protein; translation: MDKNKSNSAIELIITIIITSMLTILGLYVSPLILIFYPVLHIVLGVKQGMKYTLLSIVTSSIIAGFSSSYLDGLYIFTCYGLLGIALTYMISKEKTATKTIAVGSIVYLVCIALYVILSKELINYDIIGEFSKAIKESVTMQVQSLKNSGLSNYEISQASMILEDVVSYILIVIPSFMILTSVFVTYISYLISTHLINKKQIKDVYVPKFMYFKLPDNFIVGVIILLLLSSITIYFEFLYYEGIFMNIIILIFLGLFVQGLSLTTYILNKSNMSKVIKYILLVLIVINVFSSIIVAIVGLLDVFFDFRKLKKA
- a CDS encoding MazG-like family protein, which encodes MSTNKKSIDITRNVKIIEWLKSELLTAIASLYEIFVKGVQNSQEVVLDIISNIILVTYLLGKRLGLSFESIDAKIEDKAKLGMIEEHNIEKWYGDLGNLLQHFKSRR
- a CDS encoding PLP-dependent aminotransferase family protein, whose amino-acid sequence is MTLKYANRMKGIRASEIREILKLTQKAEVISFAGGLPAPELFPIDAIKEISREVLEEHGEKALQYATTEGYLPLRKQITERMTKFGINTNADNILITNGSQQGLDFAGKIFLDPDDVVLCENPSYLGAINAFKAYEAKFIEVPTDDEGMIISELEEIVKTTDKIKLIYVVPDFQNPTGRTWSIERRKGLIEIANKYDLIIIEDNPYGELRFEGEIPPSVKSFDVEGRVVFLGTFSKTFCPGFRLAWTCASEEILSKFILVKQSSDLQASTISQMELSKFINKYDLDKHVEKIKSVYRRRRDIMMKTMKEEFPDEVKFTYPEGGLFTWVELPEHINSRDLAIKAIDNNVAFVPGDPFYPNGGKFNNFRLNYSNMNEDRIVEGIKRLAKAIKEML
- a CDS encoding DHH family phosphoesterase; translated protein: MTNKKLFKFLTPDSKVYLWIIGILIGIIAIYEPRIAIFGLLVLGYLIYYHWKNLHLRRVEWTKYIEGLTSEIDSVTKYAINNMPIPLVMLKLDGTINWYNPKFLEMTEFLDVLDKNISDIIPNLDVDDIKIENESSIIKVTFKEKNYDVLYNIVDISNALENKRKYTIMLYWIDNTELYNIKTKYNNEKTNICLTHIDNYEEVITTTDESIRPLILAEIDKKLNTLASRLNGFVRKTDNDKYLIAFENRFLSFLENRKFYILDETRELDLGNKIPVTLSMGVGVNGKSIAETYEYAKGAIDIALGRGGDQAVIKDIDKLSFYGGKSKAVEKRTKVKARVIAHALRELIDQSEKVFIMGHKIPDMDSFGAAMGIYRVVKTRKKKCYIVLGGVNTSIKKIYEKLKREHPEYLEDIIMPEQAKVLANENSLCIVVDTHRPQNTEAPQLLEIIEQVVVIDHHRRGAEFIEEPVLIYLEPYASSTCELVTEILYYINDKIDITKFEAEALLAGINLDTKNFALKTGVRTFEAASFLRRAGADTTEVRQLFRDDLEDFKLRAEVIRNANIIKDKIAISRLDKDTNSSILIAAQSADELLNIEGIIASFVLCILDDKIHISGRSLGELSVQLILEKLGGGGHMTSAGAQLKDISLDEAENMLEEAIIEYLKEGDE